One part of the Parabacteroides distasonis ATCC 8503 genome encodes these proteins:
- the rimO gene encoding 30S ribosomal protein S12 methylthiotransferase RimO, with translation MRKNKVDIITLGCSKNLVDSEQLMRQFVANGYTVEHDPHKINGEIVVVNTCGFIGDAQEESINMILELGEQKQKGRIGKLFVMGCLSERFLKDLEKELPEVDRFYGKFNWKELISDLGKSYHQELATDRVLTTPRHYAYVKIGEGCNRTCSYCSIPIITGAYQSRPMDEIVDEVRGLVAQGVKEFQMIAQDLTFYGLDRYKRMALPELVERVSDIPGVEWIRLHYGYPSHFPYDLLPVMRERDNVCKYMDIALQHISDPMLKMMRRNITKAETYELLERMRREVPGIHLRTTLMVGHPGETEQDFEELIRFVKDIRFERMGAFAYSHEEGTYAYQHYKDEIPQEVKQDRLDYLMRVQEGISADVNASKVGQTFRVIVDREEEDFYVGRTQYDSPEVDPEILISKDTPLSPGSFYQVKVIDAQAFDLYGKVLN, from the coding sequence ATGAGAAAAAATAAAGTAGATATTATTACGCTGGGGTGTTCGAAAAACCTAGTGGACTCGGAGCAACTTATGCGCCAATTCGTTGCCAATGGCTATACGGTAGAGCATGATCCCCATAAGATCAATGGCGAGATCGTGGTGGTGAATACCTGCGGTTTCATCGGCGACGCCCAAGAGGAATCGATCAATATGATCCTCGAGCTGGGCGAGCAAAAGCAGAAAGGACGGATCGGGAAGCTCTTCGTGATGGGGTGCTTGTCGGAGCGTTTCTTGAAAGATCTGGAGAAGGAACTTCCCGAGGTAGATCGTTTCTACGGGAAATTCAATTGGAAGGAGTTGATCTCCGATCTGGGCAAGTCGTACCATCAAGAGCTGGCTACGGATCGTGTGCTCACCACCCCGAGGCACTACGCTTACGTGAAGATCGGGGAGGGATGCAACCGTACTTGTTCTTACTGTTCGATCCCGATCATAACTGGGGCTTATCAATCCCGTCCGATGGACGAGATCGTAGACGAGGTTCGTGGCTTGGTCGCGCAAGGCGTGAAAGAATTCCAGATGATCGCCCAAGATCTTACGTTTTATGGCCTCGATCGCTATAAGCGAATGGCCTTGCCGGAACTGGTGGAGCGGGTATCCGACATCCCGGGCGTGGAGTGGATTCGTTTGCATTACGGGTATCCGTCTCATTTCCCCTATGACCTGTTGCCGGTGATGCGTGAGCGTGATAACGTTTGCAAGTATATGGACATCGCCCTCCAGCATATCAGCGACCCGATGTTGAAGATGATGCGCCGCAATATCACGAAGGCCGAGACCTATGAGCTGTTGGAGCGTATGCGCCGGGAAGTGCCGGGCATCCATCTACGCACCACCTTGATGGTGGGTCATCCCGGCGAGACGGAACAGGATTTCGAGGAGTTGATCCGCTTCGTGAAAGATATCCGTTTCGAGCGCATGGGCGCTTTCGCCTATAGCCACGAGGAGGGTACCTACGCCTATCAGCATTATAAAGACGAGATTCCACAGGAGGTGAAGCAAGACCGGCTGGATTACTTGATGCGTGTGCAAGAAGGCATCTCCGCCGACGTGAACGCCTCGAAAGTAGGGCAGACCTTTCGGGTGATCGTAGACCGGGAGGAGGAGGATTTCTACGTGGGACGTACGCAATACGACTCGCCCGAGGTAGATCCGGAAATATTGATCTCCAAGGATACTCCCTTGAGTCCGGGTAGCTTTTACCAAGTAAAGGTGATTGACGCACAAGCGTTTGATCTGTATGGTAAAGTGTTGAATTGA
- a CDS encoding HU family DNA-binding protein: MKNKELITELANRMDWTSKEVSDMLSALSSVVSSKLVDNDTIYLQGFGQFEVKKKAERISVNPANGKRYLVPPKLVPVFKPGTTVKNRLKELGDHE, translated from the coding sequence ATGAAAAACAAGGAACTTATAACGGAATTGGCGAATCGCATGGATTGGACCTCGAAGGAGGTATCCGACATGCTTTCTGCGCTCAGTTCCGTCGTAAGTTCGAAATTAGTGGATAACGATACGATCTATCTGCAAGGCTTCGGCCAGTTCGAGGTGAAAAAGAAAGCGGAACGTATTTCCGTGAATCCGGCGAACGGGAAGCGATATCTGGTTCCCCCTAAATTAGTTCCCGTGTTCAAGCCCGGAACGACCGTGAAGAATCGTTTAAAGGAATTGGGTGATCATGAATAA
- a CDS encoding DUF58 domain-containing protein yields METSELLKKVRRIEIKTRGLSRNIFAGQYHSAFKGRGMAFSEVREYQYGDDIRDIDWNVTARYVRPYVKVFEEERELTVMLLIDVSGSRDFGSVNVMKKEVITEIAATLAFSAIQNNDKIGVVFFSDKIEKFIPPQKGKKHILYIIRELIDFHPEETRTDISQVLKYLTNAIKKRCTAFLISDFIDKEGFKDALTVANRKHDMVAIQVYDRRETELPAVGLMKIKDAETGKEQWIDSSSARVRAAYKEWWEKRQAKMSDTFKKCRVDSVSVRTEDDYVKALIALFDKRN; encoded by the coding sequence ATGGAGACAAGCGAATTATTAAAGAAGGTACGCCGTATCGAGATAAAGACCCGTGGTCTTTCCCGTAACATCTTCGCCGGCCAGTACCATTCGGCTTTCAAGGGCCGTGGTATGGCGTTCAGCGAGGTGAGGGAATATCAGTACGGCGATGATATCCGGGATATCGACTGGAACGTGACCGCCCGCTACGTCCGCCCTTATGTCAAGGTGTTCGAGGAGGAGCGTGAGCTGACGGTGATGCTGCTGATCGACGTGTCCGGTAGCCGTGACTTTGGCTCCGTCAACGTCATGAAGAAGGAGGTGATCACCGAGATCGCCGCTACCTTGGCTTTCTCGGCGATACAGAACAACGATAAGATCGGCGTGGTGTTCTTCTCGGACAAGATCGAGAAGTTTATCCCGCCCCAGAAAGGAAAGAAACATATCTTATATATCATCCGGGAGCTGATCGATTTCCATCCCGAGGAGACGAGAACGGATATCAGCCAAGTGTTGAAATACTTGACCAACGCCATCAAGAAGCGTTGCACGGCTTTCCTCATTTCCGATTTTATCGATAAGGAGGGTTTCAAGGACGCCCTGACGGTGGCCAACCGCAAGCATGACATGGTAGCCATTCAGGTGTACGACCGTCGTGAGACCGAGCTTCCCGCCGTAGGCCTTATGAAGATCAAGGACGCCGAGACCGGGAAGGAGCAATGGATAGACAGTTCCTCCGCCCGTGTGCGCGCGGCCTATAAGGAATGGTGGGAGAAACGGCAGGCGAAGATGAGCGATACGTTCAAGAAATGCCGTGTAGACTCCGTATCTGTCCGTACCGAGGATGATTATGTGAAAGCATTGATTGCTCTTTTTGACAAACGTAATTAA
- a CDS encoding AAA family ATPase has product MSQTVDIRELNERIESKSSFVNMITMGMDKVIVGQKHLVESLLIGLLSDGHILLEGVPGLAKTLAIKTLSSLIDAKYSRIQFTPDLLPADVIGTMIYSQKSEEFQVKQGPIFANFVLADEINRAPAKVQSALLEAMQERQVTISEHTYKLPKPFLVMATQNPIEQEGTYPLPEAQVDRFMLKVIINYPKKEEEKLIIRQNISGERPEIKPILTKEEILDARNVVREVYLDEKIERYIVDIVFATRFPAEAGLPNLASMISFGASPRASINLALAARAYAFIKRRGYVIPEDIRAVCHDVMRHRIGLSYEAEANNLTSEEVISEILNKVEVP; this is encoded by the coding sequence ATGAGTCAGACAGTAGACATTCGTGAGTTGAATGAGCGAATTGAAAGTAAAAGCTCGTTTGTGAACATGATTACGATGGGTATGGACAAAGTAATCGTCGGACAAAAGCATTTGGTTGAATCCTTGTTGATCGGTTTGCTTTCGGACGGACATATCCTGTTGGAAGGTGTGCCGGGTTTGGCTAAGACACTTGCCATTAAAACATTGTCGTCGTTGATCGACGCTAAATACAGCCGAATCCAGTTCACCCCGGACTTACTTCCGGCCGATGTGATCGGTACGATGATTTACAGTCAGAAAAGCGAAGAGTTCCAGGTAAAGCAAGGCCCGATCTTCGCTAATTTTGTGTTAGCGGACGAGATCAACCGTGCCCCGGCGAAAGTACAGAGTGCCTTGTTGGAGGCCATGCAGGAGCGTCAGGTCACGATCAGCGAGCATACCTACAAGTTGCCGAAGCCTTTCTTGGTAATGGCTACCCAGAACCCGATCGAGCAGGAGGGTACGTACCCGTTGCCTGAGGCGCAGGTAGACCGTTTCATGTTGAAGGTGATCATCAATTACCCGAAGAAGGAGGAGGAGAAACTGATCATACGCCAGAATATATCCGGAGAACGTCCGGAGATCAAGCCGATCTTAACGAAAGAGGAGATCCTCGACGCCCGTAACGTGGTTCGTGAGGTTTATTTGGACGAGAAGATCGAGCGTTACATCGTGGATATCGTCTTCGCTACCCGTTTCCCGGCTGAGGCTGGTTTGCCGAACTTGGCGAGCATGATCTCTTTCGGCGCTTCCCCTCGTGCGTCTATCAACTTGGCGTTGGCCGCCCGTGCGTACGCTTTCATCAAGCGCAGGGGCTATGTGATCCCGGAGGATATCCGTGCGGTATGCCACGACGTGATGCGCCATCGTATCGGCTTGAGTTATGAGGCCGAGGCGAACAACTTGACTTCTGAGGAGGTAATTAGCGAGATCTTGAATAAAGTAGAAGTTCCTTAA
- the nspC gene encoding carboxynorspermidine decarboxylase has product MIDINKIPSPCYVMEEKLLRNNLSLIKSVKERAGVNIILAFKAFALWKAFPIVREYIPFSTASSKFEAQLAFEEMGSPAHTYSPAYTEADFPLILRYSSHVTFNSLSQFHRFYPMVRADGNRVSCGLRINPEYSDVETDLYNPCAPGSRMGVTGDLLGDKLPEGIEGLHFHTLCESTSYDLERTLAEVERRFGRFLPHVKWLNMGGGHLMTRKGYDVEHLIALLKGFKERYPNLELIMEPGSAFAWQTGFLLTTVVDIVENHGIKTAIIDASFTCHMPDCLEMPYKPAIRFATDAVEGKPTYRIGGNSCLSGDYMGDWSFDKPLEIGDKLIFEDMIHYTIVKTNMFNGIPHPSLALWSKDDQLVMYRTFGYEDYKNRMD; this is encoded by the coding sequence ATGATAGACATCAACAAGATACCCTCGCCTTGCTATGTGATGGAGGAGAAATTACTGAGAAACAACCTGTCCTTGATCAAGAGCGTAAAAGAACGTGCGGGAGTGAATATCATATTGGCTTTTAAGGCTTTCGCTTTATGGAAAGCGTTCCCGATCGTACGTGAGTACATTCCTTTTTCGACAGCGAGCTCTAAATTCGAGGCCCAGTTGGCCTTCGAGGAGATGGGAAGTCCGGCGCATACCTATTCCCCGGCTTATACGGAGGCTGATTTCCCGTTGATCTTGAGATACAGTAGTCATGTCACGTTCAACTCGCTCTCTCAGTTCCATCGTTTTTATCCGATGGTGCGGGCGGATGGTAACCGGGTGTCTTGTGGATTGCGGATCAATCCGGAATACTCGGACGTGGAGACGGACCTGTATAATCCTTGCGCCCCGGGTTCCCGGATGGGGGTGACCGGCGACTTGCTGGGAGATAAGCTGCCGGAGGGTATCGAGGGGCTGCATTTCCATACCTTGTGTGAGTCTACCTCCTATGATCTGGAGCGGACACTGGCCGAGGTGGAGAGGCGTTTCGGCCGTTTCCTGCCTCACGTCAAGTGGCTGAATATGGGAGGCGGCCATCTGATGACCCGTAAGGGCTACGACGTGGAGCATTTAATCGCTTTGCTGAAAGGCTTTAAGGAAAGATATCCGAACTTGGAGTTGATCATGGAGCCGGGTAGCGCCTTCGCTTGGCAGACCGGGTTCTTGCTGACAACCGTGGTGGACATCGTGGAGAACCACGGTATCAAGACGGCGATTATCGACGCCTCGTTCACCTGCCATATGCCGGATTGCCTGGAGATGCCCTACAAGCCGGCTATCCGTTTCGCCACGGATGCCGTGGAGGGGAAACCTACGTACCGGATCGGGGGGAATAGCTGTTTAAGCGGTGATTATATGGGGGATTGGTCGTTCGACAAGCCTTTGGAGATCGGCGACAAGCTGATTTTCGAGGATATGATCCACTACACGATCGTGAAAACGAATATGTTCAACGGCATCCCGCATCCTTCCTTAGCCCTTTGGAGCAAGGACGACCAGCTGGTGATGTACCGTACGTTCGGCTATGAGGATTATAAGAACAGGATGGATTAA
- a CDS encoding ATP-dependent helicase — protein MNVEEYLNQLNESQREAVVYNEGPSLVVAGAGSGKTRVLTYKIAYLLQLGLPPYSILALTFTNKAAREMKERIAAITGDQTARRLWMGTFHSIFSRILRNEAEHIGYPSNFTIYDATDSKSLLKSIIKEMQLDDKVYRLGMVQSRISNAKNSLITYTAYEQNKELVESDMNAKVPLLREIYKRYQSRCLQAGAMDFDDLLLQTNILFRDHPAVLEKYRNFFRYVLVDEYQDTNFAQHLIVQRLCERHGHICVVGDDAQSIYSFRGANIDNILQFKNLYTGCRIFKLERNYRSTQNIVNAANSLIDKNTRQIPKTVYSEKEAGNKVSVFTSYSDYEEGYTVAARINEMHGILGKFSYADFAILYRTNAQSRILEEALRKRGIPYKIYGGLSFYQRKEIKDVISYFRLIVNPHDEEALKRIINYPTRGIGDTTVGKLVGAATEYGVSLWTVLQAPLEYSLPINNGTAKKLSDFRSLIEVFIEENKKLSAEELATLVVKRSGIVSDLFQDRSVEGVSKQENLQELLKGIAEFCEIRREEGMEQVAMSDFLAEVSLLTDQDNDKEENSDKVTMMTVHAAKGLEFTNVFVVGLEEDLFPSSLSKDNPRAVEEERRLFYVAITRAEQNCVLSYAKSRYRNGKTDMCTPSRFLKDIDAKYLDMPSDAGASDAFASARERYGRPAFASPFRQPRAVEDDFVSPVKQAAQRQGHLTKLKNTMESSFSAAPATDLSGLHVGSKVRHDRFGEGEIVSIEGEGGNAKATVAFDHFGQKQLLLKFAKLTMLND, from the coding sequence ATGAATGTGGAAGAGTATTTGAATCAACTGAATGAGAGCCAGCGGGAAGCGGTGGTTTACAATGAGGGGCCATCCTTGGTCGTGGCCGGGGCTGGCTCCGGTAAGACAAGGGTACTGACCTATAAGATCGCTTATTTATTGCAATTGGGATTGCCTCCCTATAGTATCTTGGCGCTGACCTTTACCAATAAGGCGGCCCGGGAGATGAAAGAGCGTATTGCGGCCATCACCGGTGACCAAACGGCCCGTCGGCTATGGATGGGAACGTTCCATTCCATCTTCTCCCGTATTTTACGGAACGAGGCGGAGCATATCGGTTATCCTTCCAATTTCACGATTTATGACGCCACTGATTCCAAGAGCTTACTGAAATCCATCATCAAGGAAATGCAATTGGACGATAAGGTGTACCGCCTAGGAATGGTGCAGAGCCGGATCTCCAATGCGAAGAACTCCTTGATAACTTATACGGCCTACGAGCAAAATAAAGAGCTCGTGGAAAGCGATATGAACGCCAAGGTCCCCTTGCTCCGGGAAATCTACAAACGTTACCAGAGCCGTTGCCTGCAAGCGGGAGCGATGGATTTCGACGACTTGTTGCTGCAAACCAATATCCTGTTCCGGGATCATCCGGCCGTCTTGGAGAAATACCGGAACTTCTTCCGGTATGTATTGGTGGATGAGTATCAAGATACGAACTTCGCCCAACACTTGATCGTGCAACGGCTTTGCGAGAGACACGGCCATATCTGCGTGGTAGGGGATGACGCCCAGAGCATCTATTCCTTCCGAGGCGCTAATATAGATAATATCCTGCAATTCAAGAATCTTTATACCGGTTGCCGTATCTTCAAGCTGGAACGGAATTACCGTTCCACCCAGAATATCGTGAACGCTGCCAATAGCTTGATCGACAAGAATACACGTCAGATACCCAAAACGGTCTATTCCGAGAAAGAGGCGGGCAACAAGGTGAGTGTTTTCACCTCGTACTCCGATTATGAGGAGGGCTACACCGTAGCCGCCCGAATCAACGAGATGCACGGGATATTAGGGAAATTCTCGTATGCTGATTTCGCTATCTTGTATCGTACCAACGCCCAGTCCCGTATCTTGGAAGAGGCGTTGCGAAAGCGGGGCATCCCTTACAAGATTTACGGCGGTTTGTCTTTTTACCAGCGGAAAGAGATCAAGGACGTGATCTCTTACTTCCGCCTGATCGTGAACCCGCACGACGAGGAGGCCTTGAAGCGAATCATCAATTATCCCACCCGGGGAATCGGGGATACGACGGTAGGTAAGCTTGTTGGCGCCGCTACTGAATACGGGGTAAGTCTATGGACCGTGCTTCAAGCCCCCTTGGAATATTCGCTACCGATAAATAATGGTACAGCTAAGAAACTGAGCGATTTCCGTAGTTTGATTGAAGTTTTCATTGAAGAGAATAAAAAACTCTCCGCAGAGGAATTGGCTACCTTGGTGGTGAAGCGTAGCGGCATCGTTTCCGACCTGTTTCAAGACCGTTCCGTAGAGGGCGTGAGCAAGCAAGAGAACTTGCAGGAGTTGCTGAAAGGTATCGCTGAGTTTTGCGAGATCCGGCGTGAGGAGGGCATGGAGCAAGTCGCCATGTCCGACTTCTTGGCGGAGGTATCCTTGCTCACCGATCAAGATAACGATAAAGAGGAAAACTCCGATAAGGTCACGATGATGACCGTACATGCCGCCAAGGGATTGGAATTCACGAATGTTTTCGTGGTAGGCTTGGAGGAAGACCTATTCCCCTCGTCCCTGTCGAAAGATAACCCGAGAGCGGTAGAGGAGGAGCGTCGTTTGTTCTACGTGGCGATTACCCGTGCGGAGCAAAATTGCGTATTGAGCTATGCGAAGAGCCGCTATCGTAATGGGAAGACGGATATGTGTACGCCCAGCCGTTTCTTGAAGGATATAGACGCTAAGTATCTGGATATGCCTTCGGATGCCGGCGCTTCAGATGCATTCGCCTCGGCCCGTGAACGCTACGGGCGCCCGGCTTTTGCCTCTCCATTCCGGCAACCAAGGGCGGTTGAGGATGATTTCGTGTCGCCGGTGAAGCAAGCGGCACAGCGTCAAGGGCATCTTACGAAGTTAAAAAACACGATGGAATCGTCCTTTTCGGCGGCTCCAGCCACAGATCTATCGGGGTTACATGTGGGTTCCAAGGTTCGCCATGATCGTTTTGGGGAAGGTGAGATTGTCTCGATAGAAGGAGAGGGTGGTAACGCAAAGGCTACAGTGGCCTTCGATCATTTCGGACAAAAGCAGTTACTTTTGAAGTTCGCTAAACTCACTATGTTGAATGATTGA
- the ftsY gene encoding signal recognition particle-docking protein FtsY: MGIFSFFSKDKKETLDKGLSKTKESVFSKITKAIAGKSKVDDDVLDNLEEVLITSDVGVDTTLKIIDRIEKRVARDKYVTTQELTTLLRDEIASLLTENNTEDAEGFALPEGKKPYVIMVVGVNGVGKTTTIGKLAYQFKKAGKKVYLGAADTFRAAAVEQLVIWSERVGVPIVKQNMGSDPASVAFDTLSSAKANDADVVIIDTAGRLHNKINLMNELTKIKNVMKKVIPDAPHEILLVLDGSTGQNAFEQAKQFTAATEVNALAVTKLDGTAKGGVVIGISDHFRIPVKYIGLGEGMEDLQVFRKREFVNSLFGE, encoded by the coding sequence ATGGGTATTTTTAGCTTTTTCAGTAAGGACAAGAAGGAAACCTTGGATAAAGGTCTGTCGAAGACGAAGGAGAGTGTTTTTTCCAAGATTACCAAGGCGATCGCCGGTAAGAGTAAGGTGGACGACGATGTGTTGGATAATTTGGAGGAAGTACTGATTACCTCGGATGTCGGTGTAGATACCACGTTGAAAATCATCGACCGTATCGAGAAGCGTGTGGCCCGTGACAAGTATGTCACCACCCAAGAATTGACCACCCTGCTGCGTGACGAGATCGCTAGCTTGCTGACAGAGAACAATACGGAGGATGCCGAGGGATTCGCGCTTCCGGAGGGCAAGAAACCCTACGTGATCATGGTTGTAGGCGTGAACGGGGTGGGTAAGACGACCACGATCGGTAAGCTGGCTTACCAGTTCAAGAAAGCCGGCAAGAAGGTCTATCTGGGCGCCGCCGATACGTTCCGTGCCGCCGCCGTGGAGCAACTAGTGATCTGGAGCGAGCGGGTAGGCGTACCTATCGTGAAGCAGAACATGGGCTCGGACCCCGCTTCCGTGGCTTTCGATACGCTGAGCTCCGCCAAGGCAAACGATGCCGACGTGGTGATTATCGATACTGCCGGACGTCTGCATAACAAGATCAACTTGATGAACGAGCTTACCAAGATCAAGAACGTGATGAAAAAGGTGATTCCGGACGCCCCCCACGAGATCTTGTTGGTATTGGACGGCTCTACCGGGCAGAACGCTTTCGAGCAAGCGAAACAATTTACCGCCGCCACCGAGGTGAACGCCTTGGCCGTGACCAAGTTGGACGGTACCGCCAAGGGGGGTGTCGTGATCGGTATCTCCGACCATTTCCGTATCCCCGTGAAATATATCGGACTCGGCGAGGGGATGGAGGATTTGCAAGTATTTCGCAAACGTGAGTTTGTCAATTCGTTATTTGGAGAATGA
- a CDS encoding HU family DNA-binding protein translates to MNNRLNIQDLAGLLSERTGKDRGEVERFLRDFISVVSEGVYTDKIVKVKGLGTFKIISVEKRESIHVNTGERFLIPEHYKFSFLPDKDLREQVNKPFSIFETTEINENVDFSDMDESVEEKEAEDESVEEVMPDKEIPLANTQPKEKPEPILEPEPEPLPEPEQAFDPEPSSVSEPERGLEPELPAEPSPIPERPEEQARRKPEEKGVLMIVAFLIIVISVFFYLGRNNWKPAPAQEEVITEAKNTAKDTVQESAWMLHPDSVAEKTPHTEPEPYVEPAPKPLGQVKIKHGDRLTVIALEYYGNKLFWVYIYQHNKAVIKDPNNVPIGTVIEIPAPESYGIDAKSRESREKAAALQTEILAGE, encoded by the coding sequence ATGAATAACCGGCTGAATATACAAGATTTAGCCGGTTTATTATCGGAGCGTACCGGCAAGGACAGAGGAGAGGTAGAGCGCTTCTTGAGAGATTTTATCTCGGTGGTATCCGAAGGGGTCTATACGGATAAGATCGTAAAAGTAAAGGGCTTGGGTACTTTCAAGATTATCTCTGTGGAGAAGCGGGAGAGTATCCACGTGAATACCGGTGAACGTTTCTTGATCCCCGAACATTATAAATTCTCTTTCCTGCCGGATAAAGACCTGCGGGAACAGGTAAACAAGCCTTTCTCTATCTTTGAGACGACAGAGATCAACGAGAACGTGGATTTCTCGGACATGGATGAGTCCGTAGAGGAGAAGGAAGCGGAAGACGAGTCCGTGGAGGAGGTAATGCCGGATAAGGAAATCCCTTTGGCAAATACTCAGCCCAAAGAGAAGCCCGAACCGATACTAGAACCTGAACCTGAACCATTGCCTGAGCCAGAGCAAGCGTTTGATCCGGAGCCGTCATCGGTATCTGAACCGGAACGTGGATTGGAACCGGAACTGCCCGCGGAGCCATCTCCCATACCAGAGAGACCGGAAGAGCAAGCCCGTAGGAAACCGGAGGAAAAGGGGGTATTAATGATCGTCGCCTTTTTGATAATCGTAATCTCTGTATTCTTCTATCTGGGAAGAAATAATTGGAAACCGGCGCCTGCCCAAGAAGAGGTGATAACGGAAGCCAAGAATACGGCCAAGGACACGGTTCAAGAATCAGCTTGGATGCTTCATCCGGACTCGGTAGCGGAGAAGACCCCGCATACGGAACCGGAGCCTTATGTGGAACCGGCGCCAAAACCATTGGGGCAGGTGAAGATCAAGCATGGCGACCGCCTCACCGTGATCGCCTTGGAATATTATGGCAATAAATTATTCTGGGTGTATATTTACCAACATAATAAGGCTGTTATAAAAGACCCGAACAACGTCCCGATCGGTACCGTGATCGAGATACCCGCACCGGAATCGTATGGCATCGATGCCAAGAGCCGTGAGTCGCGGGAGAAAGCCGCCGCCCTACAAACAGAGATACTTGCCGGGGAGTAA